A genomic window from Aquabacterium sp. OR-4 includes:
- a CDS encoding M48 family metallopeptidase, which yields MLLTLLFTTALVLSLAVRLWLATRQMRHVAQHRAQVPAAFADTVSLAAHQRAADYTLAKGRLGLLWAAFGSAVLLGWTLLGGLDALNLAVLEAVQPRFGNLAYQLALLAAFTLIGAVLDLPFELYATFRLEQRFGFNRTTLKLWLADAVKGLLVGAVIGLPLAALILWIMGATGGLWWLWAWAAWMAFNLAVMVVYPTLIAPLFNKFEPLADDALKTRVQALMARCGFAAKGLFVMDGSRRSAHGNAYFTGLGAAKRVVFYDTLLAKLSPLEVEAVLAHELGHFKLRHILQRMVMMFALSLGALALLGWLSNWTGFYTGLGVQPNLAAPNDALALLLFMLAVPVFGFFAAPLSAMLSRRHEFEADAYARSHSDGQALASALVKLHQDNAATLTPDPLYVRFYYSHPPAGERLAALAA from the coding sequence ATGCTGCTCACCCTGCTGTTCACCACCGCGCTGGTGCTTTCGCTGGCCGTCCGGCTGTGGCTGGCCACCCGTCAGATGCGCCATGTGGCGCAGCACCGGGCCCAGGTGCCGGCGGCCTTTGCCGACACGGTGAGCCTGGCCGCCCACCAGCGTGCGGCCGACTACACGCTGGCCAAGGGCCGGCTGGGGCTGTTGTGGGCAGCCTTCGGCAGCGCCGTGCTGCTGGGCTGGACCCTGCTGGGCGGCCTGGATGCGCTGAACCTGGCGGTGCTCGAGGCGGTGCAGCCGCGCTTTGGCAACCTGGCCTACCAGCTGGCGCTGCTGGCCGCCTTCACGCTGATCGGCGCCGTGCTCGACCTGCCTTTCGAGCTGTACGCCACCTTCCGGCTCGAGCAGCGTTTCGGCTTCAACCGCACCACCCTCAAGCTGTGGCTGGCCGATGCGGTGAAGGGCCTGCTGGTGGGCGCGGTGATCGGCCTGCCGCTGGCGGCGCTGATTCTGTGGATCATGGGCGCCACCGGTGGCCTGTGGTGGCTGTGGGCCTGGGCCGCCTGGATGGCCTTCAACCTGGCGGTGATGGTGGTCTACCCGACGCTGATCGCGCCGCTGTTCAACAAGTTCGAGCCGCTGGCCGACGACGCGCTGAAAACCCGCGTGCAGGCCCTGATGGCGCGCTGCGGCTTTGCCGCCAAGGGCCTGTTCGTGATGGACGGCAGCCGGCGCTCGGCGCATGGCAATGCCTATTTCACCGGCCTGGGCGCCGCCAAGCGCGTGGTGTTCTACGACACCCTGCTGGCCAAGCTGAGCCCGCTGGAGGTCGAGGCGGTGCTGGCGCACGAGCTGGGGCACTTCAAGCTGCGTCACATCCTGCAGCGCATGGTGATGATGTTTGCGCTGAGCCTGGGCGCGCTGGCGCTGCTGGGCTGGCTGTCGAACTGGACCGGCTTCTACACCGGCCTGGGCGTGCAGCCCAACCTGGCGGCGCCCAACGATGCGCTGGCGCTGCTGCTGTTCATGCTGGCGGTGCCGGTGTTCGGCTTTTTCGCGGCCCCGCTCAGCGCCATGCTGTCGCGCCGCCACGAGTTCGAGGCCGACGCGTATGCGCGCAGCCACAGCGACGGCCAGGCGCTGGCCAGCGCGCTGGTCAAGCTGCACCAGGACAACGCCGCCACGCTGACACCCGACCCGCTGTACGTGCGCTTCTACTACTCGCACCCGCCGGCCGGTGAGCGGCTGGCGGCGCTGGCGGCCTGA
- a CDS encoding DUF2087 domain-containing protein, whose product MSRIPLPLRVPDASQFARALGKSLHSRHAEGAPPPGHQELLNLLARAAGHRNLQALRAAMPTPAATPAAAAQALPIDPASLPRPARAPDETPTALPLSANARKALGQFDPRGRLVRWPIKYSVQTLAMWVLWTLFEARRTYTEREVNAILRAANAFDDHATLRRELVNHRLLARESDCSAYWKLPAQPDDEARALLQAWRLRQRTLSGVRTERADSPRRRLAGPAPAATPSSAPSSVPASD is encoded by the coding sequence ATGAGCCGAATTCCCCTGCCCTTGCGGGTGCCCGATGCGTCGCAGTTCGCGCGTGCCCTGGGCAAATCCCTGCACAGCCGCCATGCCGAGGGCGCGCCACCACCGGGCCACCAGGAGCTGCTGAACCTGCTGGCCCGCGCCGCCGGCCACCGCAACCTGCAGGCGCTGCGCGCCGCCATGCCCACACCGGCGGCCACGCCTGCCGCCGCCGCACAGGCCCTGCCGATCGATCCGGCCAGTCTGCCGCGCCCGGCCCGGGCCCCCGACGAGACACCCACCGCGCTGCCGCTGAGCGCCAACGCGCGCAAGGCGCTGGGCCAGTTCGACCCGCGTGGCCGCCTGGTGCGCTGGCCCATCAAGTACAGCGTGCAGACGCTGGCGATGTGGGTGCTGTGGACCCTGTTCGAAGCCCGACGCACCTACACCGAGCGCGAGGTCAACGCCATCCTGCGTGCGGCCAATGCTTTCGATGACCATGCCACGCTGCGCCGCGAGCTGGTCAACCACCGGCTGCTGGCGCGCGAGAGCGACTGCAGCGCCTACTGGAAGCTGCCGGCCCAGCCCGACGACGAGGCCCGCGCGCTGCTGCAGGCCTGGCGGCTGCGCCAGCGCACGCTCAGCGGCGTGCGCACCGAGCGGGCCGACAGCCCGCGGCGGCGCCTGGCCGGGCCGGCGCCTGCGGCAACGCCTTCGTCGGCGCCTTCGTCAGTGCCCGCGTCAGACTGA
- a CDS encoding alkaline phosphatase D family protein, protein MTSPIDRRRLLKSGLTLAGAATLPTLRCAPALAASDADRPLMAQGIQLGDMALGRIMLWSRADRPARLHVEYAFDEAFSKAQRVNGPHALELSDYTARVDLIDLPADRQVFVRAWFTGLDNRRASSEPVLGSFRTPALKRSVRFVWGGDTAGQGWGINTSFGGMKIYEQMRLVQPDFFLHSGDTIYADGPITESVSTPLGTWTNIVTPEVSKVAETLNEFRGRYRYNLLDENVRRFNAEVPQIWQWDDHEVTNNWSDAKSLEADARYTEKNVPLLIARGARAFQEYAPMRPFTTEEPERVYRHIAYGPLLDVFVIDMRSYRAANSANLQATAGAATEFLGAAQLEWLKQGLRRSRATWKVIAADMPIGLNVGDGRDAAGTLRWEAIANGDNGTAKGRELEIAGLLRAIKQMAVKNVVWLTADVHYCAAHYYDPNQAQFSDFNGFWEFVSGPLNAGSFGPNTLDLTFGPRVDFFKAPPTGQVNLSPLAGLQFFGEVNIDASSRSFTVDFKDLGGASVYRKTLQPA, encoded by the coding sequence ATGACCTCGCCCATTGACCGCCGCCGACTGCTCAAGTCGGGCCTCACGCTGGCCGGTGCCGCCACGCTGCCGACACTGCGCTGCGCGCCGGCGCTGGCCGCGTCGGACGCCGATCGCCCGCTGATGGCGCAAGGCATCCAGCTGGGCGACATGGCGCTGGGCCGCATCATGCTGTGGAGCCGCGCCGACCGCCCGGCCCGCCTGCATGTGGAATACGCCTTCGACGAGGCCTTCAGCAAGGCCCAGCGCGTGAACGGCCCGCATGCGCTGGAGCTGAGCGACTACACCGCGCGTGTCGACCTGATCGACCTGCCGGCCGACCGCCAGGTGTTCGTGCGCGCCTGGTTCACCGGCCTGGACAACCGCCGCGCCAGCAGCGAGCCGGTGCTGGGCAGCTTTCGCACCCCGGCGCTCAAGCGCAGCGTGCGCTTCGTGTGGGGCGGCGACACCGCCGGCCAGGGCTGGGGCATCAACACCAGCTTCGGCGGCATGAAGATCTATGAGCAGATGCGCCTGGTGCAGCCCGACTTCTTCTTGCACAGCGGCGACACGATCTATGCCGATGGCCCGATCACCGAGAGCGTGAGCACCCCACTGGGCACCTGGACCAACATCGTCACGCCCGAGGTCAGCAAGGTGGCCGAGACGCTCAACGAGTTTCGCGGCCGCTACCGCTACAACCTGCTCGACGAGAACGTGCGCCGCTTCAACGCCGAGGTGCCGCAGATCTGGCAGTGGGACGACCACGAGGTCACCAACAACTGGAGCGACGCCAAGAGCCTGGAGGCCGACGCCCGCTACACCGAGAAGAACGTGCCGCTGCTGATTGCCCGCGGTGCGCGCGCCTTCCAGGAGTACGCGCCGATGCGGCCCTTCACCACCGAGGAGCCCGAGCGCGTCTACCGCCACATTGCCTACGGCCCGCTGCTCGACGTGTTCGTGATCGACATGCGCAGCTACCGCGCGGCCAACAGCGCCAACCTGCAGGCCACGGCCGGCGCCGCCACCGAGTTTCTGGGTGCCGCGCAGCTGGAGTGGCTCAAGCAGGGCCTGCGCCGCAGCCGCGCCACCTGGAAGGTGATTGCCGCCGACATGCCCATCGGCCTGAACGTGGGCGACGGCCGCGATGCCGCCGGCACCCTGCGCTGGGAAGCCATCGCCAACGGCGACAACGGCACGGCCAAGGGCCGCGAGCTCGAGATCGCCGGCCTGCTGCGCGCCATCAAGCAGATGGCGGTGAAGAACGTGGTCTGGCTGACCGCCGACGTGCACTACTGCGCCGCGCACTACTACGACCCCAACCAGGCGCAGTTCAGCGACTTCAACGGCTTCTGGGAGTTTGTCTCGGGCCCGTTGAACGCCGGCAGCTTCGGCCCCAACACGCTGGATCTGACCTTCGGCCCGCGCGTCGACTTCTTCAAGGCGCCGCCCACCGGGCAGGTGAACCTGTCGCCGCTGGCCGGCCTGCAGTTTTTTGGCGAGGTGAACATCGACGCCAGCAGCCGCAGCTTCACGGTCGACTTCAAGGACCTGGGCGGCGCGTCGGTCTACCGCAAGACCCTGCAGCCCGCCTGA
- the gluQRS gene encoding tRNA glutamyl-Q(34) synthetase GluQRS has translation MSASSSTRRPGYVGRFAPSPTGPLHAGSLVAALASWLDARAHGGKWLVRIEDVDTPRCVSGADELILRQLARCGLFPDEPPVWQSRRGTLYEAALKRLHTLGLVYPCACTRREVEEALVALGVLHGRFEERVYPGTCRAGLHGRPARATRLLTVCGGIEAVVSWNDRRSGPHRQNVAREVGDFVLHRADGLWAYQLAVVVDDGAQGITDVVRGADLADNTARQVHLQRLLVLPEPRYLHVPLVLGDDGHKLSKQNGARPLETREPLGALRAAGHALGLPELHASTVPDWLQAATLAWAQAWL, from the coding sequence ATGAGCGCATCCAGCAGTACCCGCCGGCCGGGCTATGTGGGCCGCTTCGCGCCCTCGCCCACCGGGCCGCTGCATGCCGGCTCGCTGGTGGCCGCATTGGCCAGCTGGCTGGATGCGCGCGCCCATGGCGGCAAGTGGCTGGTGCGCATCGAGGACGTGGACACGCCGCGCTGCGTGAGCGGCGCCGACGAGCTGATCCTGCGCCAGCTGGCGCGCTGCGGGCTGTTTCCTGACGAGCCGCCGGTGTGGCAGTCGCGCCGCGGCACGCTGTACGAGGCCGCGCTGAAGCGACTGCACACGCTGGGCCTGGTCTACCCCTGCGCCTGCACCCGGCGCGAGGTCGAAGAGGCCCTGGTGGCGCTGGGCGTGCTGCACGGCCGCTTCGAGGAGCGGGTGTATCCCGGCACCTGCCGCGCCGGCCTGCATGGCCGGCCGGCGCGCGCCACGCGCCTGCTCACCGTGTGCGGCGGCATCGAGGCGGTGGTGAGCTGGAACGACCGCCGCAGCGGCCCGCACCGCCAGAACGTGGCCCGCGAGGTGGGCGACTTCGTGCTGCACCGCGCCGACGGCCTGTGGGCCTACCAGCTGGCGGTGGTGGTGGACGACGGCGCGCAGGGCATCACCGATGTGGTGCGCGGCGCCGACCTGGCCGACAACACCGCCCGCCAGGTCCATCTGCAGCGCCTGCTGGTGCTGCCCGAGCCGCGCTACCTGCATGTGCCGCTGGTGCTGGGCGACGACGGCCACAAGCTCAGCAAGCAGAACGGCGCCCGCCCGCTGGAGACACGCGAGCCACTGGGCGCGCTGCGCGCCGCCGGCCACGCCCTGGGCCTGCCCGAGCTGCACGCCAGCACCGTGCCCGACTGGCTGCAGGCCGCCACGCTGGCCTGGGCGCAGGCCTGGCTTTGA
- a CDS encoding FKBP-type peptidyl-prolyl cis-trans isomerase has protein sequence MLPEPERKPLEITDVVVGSGATAAAGQRVTVHYTGWLHEPGAADGRGRKFDSSKDRGDPFRFQLGAGMVIRGWDDGVQGMQVGGTRVLVIPPELGYGPRGAGGVIPPNATLVFEVELLGV, from the coding sequence CTGCTGCCCGAACCCGAGCGCAAGCCGCTCGAGATCACCGACGTGGTGGTGGGCAGCGGCGCCACCGCCGCCGCCGGCCAGCGCGTCACCGTGCACTACACCGGCTGGCTGCACGAGCCCGGCGCCGCCGATGGCCGTGGCCGCAAGTTCGACAGCAGCAAGGACCGCGGCGATCCGTTCCGCTTCCAGCTGGGCGCCGGCATGGTGATCCGCGGCTGGGACGACGGCGTGCAGGGCATGCAGGTGGGCGGCACCCGCGTGCTGGTGATCCCGCCCGAGCTGGGCTATGGCCCGCGCGGCGCCGGCGGCGTGATCCCGCCCAACGCCACGCTGGTGTTCGAGGTGGAGCTGCTGGGCGTCTGA
- a CDS encoding LysR substrate-binding domain-containing protein, with translation MPHTRRQALTPDALLMMDTIARCGSFAAAARELGRVPSALTYSVRQLEEALDVLLFDRRSRQAQLTAAGQELLSEGRRLLAEMDAVANRVRRVATGWESELTIVADGVVSRLVMFELIEGFYAQRTDDGKPPGTRLKIRREIMTGTWEALVTGQADLSIGVTLSATPQAGIELQPLGEVDFVFCVAPHHPLAAGDAPLTDEQIFQHRAVAVADSAQRLSPATVNLLPGQDVLTVPTLAAKVEALLRCLGCGFVPEPQVRDHLRAGRLVTRAVARQRVPARFGYAWRRNAGRGQALAWWLSQLDSPTTRLALFDRHCSLLEPLE, from the coding sequence ATGCCCCATACCCGCCGCCAGGCCCTGACCCCCGACGCGCTGCTGATGATGGACACCATCGCGCGCTGCGGCAGTTTTGCCGCCGCCGCCCGCGAGCTGGGCCGTGTGCCCTCGGCGCTGACCTACAGCGTGCGCCAGCTCGAAGAAGCGCTCGATGTGCTGCTGTTCGACCGCCGCTCGCGCCAGGCCCAGCTCACCGCCGCCGGACAGGAGCTGCTCAGCGAGGGTCGGCGCCTGCTGGCCGAGATGGACGCGGTGGCCAACCGCGTGCGCCGCGTGGCCACCGGCTGGGAGAGCGAGCTGACCATCGTGGCCGATGGCGTGGTGTCGCGGCTGGTGATGTTCGAGCTGATCGAAGGCTTCTACGCCCAGCGCACCGACGACGGCAAGCCGCCCGGCACGCGGCTGAAGATCCGCCGCGAGATCATGACCGGCACCTGGGAGGCGCTGGTCACCGGCCAGGCCGACTTGTCGATCGGCGTCACGCTCAGCGCCACGCCGCAGGCCGGCATCGAGCTGCAGCCGCTGGGCGAGGTCGATTTCGTGTTCTGCGTGGCGCCGCACCACCCGCTGGCCGCCGGCGACGCGCCGCTCACCGACGAGCAGATCTTCCAGCACCGTGCGGTGGCGGTGGCCGATTCGGCGCAGCGACTGTCGCCGGCCACGGTGAACCTGCTGCCGGGCCAGGACGTGCTCACCGTGCCCACGCTGGCGGCCAAGGTCGAGGCCCTGCTGCGCTGCCTGGGCTGCGGCTTCGTGCCCGAGCCGCAGGTGCGCGATCACTTGCGCGCCGGCCGCCTGGTGACGCGGGCCGTGGCGCGCCAGCGTGTGCCGGCGCGGTTTGGCTATGCCTGGCGGCGCAATGCCGGCCGTGGCCAGGCCCTGGCCTGGTGGCTGAGCCAGCTCGACAGCCCGACCACGCGGCTGGCGCTGTTCGACCGCCACTGCAGCCTGCTCGAGCCGCTGGAGTAA
- the orn gene encoding oligoribonuclease: MSSTDNAPAAGTPLASSDQNLIWIDLEMTGLSPFTDRIIEIAVVVTDPQLTVRMEGPVIAIHQSDAVLDGMDNWNKGTHGKSGLIDRVKASTVDEAAAQAQVIAWLKTYVPKGKSPMCGNSICQDRRFLAKDMPALEDFFHYRNLDVSTLKELARRWKPGVLEGFKKAQKHTALADIHESIDELLHYRQHFLSV; this comes from the coding sequence ATGAGCTCAACCGACAACGCCCCTGCCGCCGGCACGCCCCTGGCCTCGAGTGACCAGAACCTGATCTGGATCGACCTCGAGATGACCGGGCTGTCGCCGTTCACCGACCGCATCATCGAGATCGCGGTGGTGGTCACCGACCCGCAGCTCACCGTGCGCATGGAAGGCCCGGTGATCGCCATCCACCAGAGCGACGCGGTGCTCGACGGCATGGACAACTGGAACAAGGGCACGCACGGCAAGAGCGGCCTGATCGACCGCGTGAAGGCCAGCACCGTGGACGAGGCCGCGGCCCAGGCCCAGGTGATCGCCTGGCTGAAGACCTATGTGCCCAAGGGCAAGAGCCCGATGTGTGGCAACTCGATCTGCCAGGACCGGCGTTTTCTCGCCAAGGACATGCCGGCGCTGGAAGACTTCTTTCATTACCGCAACCTGGATGTCAGCACGCTCAAGGAGCTGGCGCGGCGCTGGAAGCCCGGCGTGCTGGAGGGCTTCAAGAAGGCCCAGAAGCACACCGCGCTGGCCGACATCCACGAGTCGATCGACGAGCTGCTGCACTACCGGCAGCACTTCCTGTCAGTCTGA
- a CDS encoding 4a-hydroxytetrahydrobiopterin dehydratase — MNPSLVQQRCRPVSGAPLADADAAALLAQVPGWQRVRTPAGQSAIERHYAFADFHRSMGFANAVAYLCNREDHHPDLALSYGGCTVRFNTHSVGGLSVNDFICAALVDALLPA, encoded by the coding sequence ATGAACCCATCCCTGGTGCAGCAACGCTGCCGCCCTGTCAGCGGCGCGCCGCTGGCCGATGCCGACGCCGCCGCGCTGCTGGCCCAGGTGCCGGGCTGGCAACGGGTGCGCACGCCGGCCGGGCAGTCGGCCATCGAGCGGCACTACGCCTTTGCCGACTTCCACCGCAGCATGGGCTTTGCCAATGCCGTGGCCTACCTGTGCAACCGCGAGGACCACCACCCCGACCTGGCGCTCAGCTACGGCGGCTGCACGGTGCGCTTCAACACCCACTCGGTGGGCGGCCTGTCGGTCAACGATTTCATCTGCGCGGCGCTGGTCGACGCACTGTTGCCGGCATGA